In a genomic window of Meleagris gallopavo isolate NT-WF06-2002-E0010 breed Aviagen turkey brand Nicholas breeding stock chromosome 1, Turkey_5.1, whole genome shotgun sequence:
- the CCDC134 gene encoding coiled-coil domain-containing protein 134, protein MDFLWICLILLAVVLPEGSLADLEKQRMGSGLEIYKKLFEVKRKDQMNALKNLIELNDINQQYKIIDIMLKGLFKVLEDSRAVLIAADVLPDGPFPQDEKLKDAYSHVVENTAFFGDVVLRFPKIVHHYFDRNSNWNNLIRWGIGFCNLTGVFEQGPHSQLLGLMAQELGISEKSPNYRNPFKADHSEFFPSADTFQKALREEEKRRRKEEKRKEIRKGPRISRSQSEL, encoded by the exons ATGGATTTCCTCTGGATCTGCCTCATCCTGTTGGCAGTGGTGCTGCCCGAAGGCAGCCTGGCAGACCTGGAGAAGCAGAGGATGGGCTCTGGATTGGAAATCT ATAAGAAGCTGTTTGAGGTGAAGCGCAAGGACCAGATGAACGCCTTGAAGAACCTAATCGAGCTCAATGACATCAACCAACAGTATAAAATCATTGACATCATGCTCAAGGGACTCTTCAAA GTGCTGGAAGACTCCCGGGCTGTACTCATAGCTGCAGATGTGCTCCCAGATGGGCCTTTCCCTCAAGATGAGAAGCTGAAGGATG CGTACTCCCATGTGGTGGAGAACACAGCCTTCTTCGGGGACGTCGTGCTGCGCTTCCCCAAGATTGTGCACCACTACTTCGACCGCAACTCCAACTGGAACAACCTGATCCGTTGGGGCATCGGCTTCTGCAACCTGACGGGCGTCTTTGAGCAGGGGCCCCACTCCCAGCTCCTGGGGCTG ATGGCTCAGGAGCTGGGCATCAGTGAGAAGTCCCCCAATTACCGCAATCCCTTCAAAGCTGACCACTCTGAG TTCTTCCCCAGCGCTGACACCTTCCAGAAGGCGCTGCGTGAGGAGGAGAAGCGACGCCGGAAGGAGGAGAAGCGCAAGGAGATCCGCAAGGGCCCGCGCATCTCTCGCTCGCAGTCTGAGCTGTAG
- the SREBF2 gene encoding sterol regulatory element-binding protein 2: CVPRNQPAQTFPFLLAEMLQFVSNQAGDFPDLFSDPLCGTFQGGGSGGGSGTGGGALDATRPYGQAQQPFPPPAASPQLQSIPVKVPPAPQRPAPLLQPRPQLQPQLQQQTVMITPTFSSAPQTRIIQQPVLYQNTATSFQVLQPQVQSLVTSPQVQPVTIQQQVQAVPAPRVLTQAAGGTIQALAPATVQTVAAPQVQQVPVLVQPQIIKTDSLVLTTLKADGNPVMAAVQNPALTALTTPIQTTALQTLVGSNGTILTTMPVMMGQEKVPIKQVPGGVKQPDPPKEGERRTTHNIIEKRYRSSINDKIIELKDLIMGTDAKMHKSGVLRKAIDYIKYLQQANHKLRQENMVLKLANQKNKLLKGIDLSSLVDNDADLKIDDFNQNVLLMSPPASDSGSQAGFSPYSIDSEPGSPLLDDAKVKDEPDSSPVALGMVDRSRILLCALTFLCLSFNPLTSLLDARGSPESDSLTRHGSGRSMLTIESDAGGWFGWMMPTLILWLVNGVIVLSVFVKLLVHGEPVTRLHSRSSVAFWRHRKQADLDLARGDFAAAASNLQTCLSVLGRALPASRLDLACSLSWNVIRYSLQKLALVRWLLKRTSHQWRAREATAGSEDEAKTSARDAALAYHKLHQLHITGKLPSSSAYSGLHMALCAVNLAECAEEKIPPSTMAEIHLTAAVGLKTRCGGKLGFLASYFLSQAQSLCSSERSAIPDSLRWLCHPLGQKFFVERSWTVKSATKESLYCTQRNPADPIAQVHQAFCENLLERAVDSLVKPQARKEVVGQEEDEPCEFSSAMEYLKLLNSFLDSMGSGAPPFASSSMLKSALGPDVVCRWWSAAVAMAIGWLRGDDTAVRSRFSEVERLPKSLEMSENALVKATFHLCKAMQASLSSKADGQQSSLGHCERASSHLWNSLNMSSGASSTPLSNVIQLLACDLLLSLRTSLWQKQASSSQALGETYHASPSELTGFQRDLGSLRKLAHSFRPAYRKVFLHEATVRLMAGASPTRTHQLLEHSLRRRTTQSSKQGELDTLPGQRERATAILLACRHLPLSFLSSPSQRAVLLAEAARTLEKVGDKRSCNDCQQMIVKLSGGTAIAAS; encoded by the exons TGTGTCCCACGGAACCAACCAGCCCAAACGttcccttttcttcttgcagagatgctgcagttCGTCAGCAACCAGGCAGGGGACTTTCCAGACCTGTTTTCGGACCCTCTGTGTGGCACCTTCCAGGGTGGTGGCAGCGGTGGTGGCAGTGGCACAGGTGGTGGGGCCCTGGATGCCACACGGCCCTATGGCCAGGCCCAGCAGCCCTTCCCTCCGCCCGCCGCCTCCCCGCAGCTGCAGAGCATCCCGGTGAAggtgcccccagccccacagcgcccagccccactgctccaGCCCCGGCCCCAGCTCcagccacagctccagcagcagacaGTGATGATCACCCCCACCTTCAGCTCTGCGCCTCAGACCAGGATCATCCAGCAGCCCGTCCTATACCAGAACACGGCCACGAGCTTCCAAG TTCTCCAGCCCCAGGTGCAGAGCCTGGTGACGTCCCCCCAGGTGCAGCCGGTCACCATCCAGCAGCAGGTGCAGGCGGTGCCGGCGCCACGtgtgctgacacaggctgccgGTGGCACCATCCAGGCACTGGCACCTGCCACAGTTCAGACGGTGGCAGCACCGCAGGTCCAGCAGGTGCCG GTTCTGGTCCAGCCTCAGATCATCAAGACGGATTCCCTTGTGCTGACCACGCTGAAGGCGGACGGCAATCCTGTTATGGCTGCGGTGCAGAACCCAGCGCTCACCGCGCTCACCACTCCTATCCAgaccacagctctgcag ACCCTTGTTGGGAGCAATGGAACCATACTGACCACAATGCCAGTGATGATGGGACAAGAAAAGGTGCCTATCAAACAAGTTCCTGGAGGTGTCAAGCAACCAGACCCACCAAAAGAAGGAGAACGGAGAACAACTCACAACATCATTGAAAAGCGTTACCGATCCTCTATAAATGACAAGATCATTGAGCTGAAGGACCTCATCATGGGGACAGATGCCAAG ATGCACAAGTCTGGAGTCCTGAGAAAAGCCATTGATTACATCAAATACCTGCAGCAGGCCAACCATAAGCTGAGACAGGAGAACATGGTTCTGAAGCTGGCTAACCAGAAAAACA AACTGTTGAAGGGCATTGACCTAAGCAGTCTGGTTGACAATGACGCGGACCTGAAGATAGATGACTTCAACCAGAATGTTCTTCTGATGTCTCCTCCCGCCTCTGATTCGGGATCACAGGCTGGCTTCTCCCCCTATTCCATTGATTCAGAGCCAGGAAGCCCACTCCTTGATGATGCAAAG GTTAAGGATGAACCTGACTCTTCTCCTGTGGCTCTTGGCATGGTGGACCGCTCCCGAATCCTCCTGTGTGCCCTGACATTCCTGTGCCTCTCCTTCAATCCTTTGACATCCCTTCTGGATGCCAGAGGGAGCCCAGAGTCTGACAGCCTCACGCGCCATGGCTCTGGCAGGAGCATGCTGACCATTGAGTCAG ATGCAGGTGGATGGTTTGGCTGGATGATGCCCACACTGATCCTGTGGCTCGTGAACGGTGTGATAGTCCTCAGCGTGTTCGTGAAGCTCCTCGTGCACGGAGAGCCAGTGACCCGGCTGCACTCGAGGTCATCAGTTGCGTTCTGGAGGCACCGCAAGCAGGCAGACCTGGATCTGGCACGG GGGGATTTTGCTGCGGCAGCATCAAACCTGCAGACCTGTCTGTCGGTCCTGGGCCGAGCGCTGCCGGCCTCCCGCCTGGACCTGGCCTGCAGCCTCTCCTGGAACGTCATCCGCTAcagcctgcagaagctggcactGGTGCGGTGGCTGCTGAAGAGGACCTCTCACCAGTGGCGGGCCAGAGAGGCCACTGCGGGCTCTGAGGACGAGGCCAAGACCAGCGCACGGGATGCAGCTCTGGCCTACCACAAGCTCCATCAGCTCCACATCACAG GTAAACTCCCCTCCAGCTCTGCTTACTCCGGTTTGCACATGGCCCTGTGTGCTGTCAATCTGGCTGAGTGTGCTGAAGAAAAGATCCCACCCAGCACAATGGCTGAAATCCACCTGACGGCCGCAGTTGGCTTGAAGACCCGCTGTGGGGGCAAGCTGGGCTTCCTGGCG AGCTACTTCCTAAGCCAGGCGCAGAGCCTGTGCAGCTCGGAGCGCAGCGCCATCCCTGACTCACTGCGTTGGCTTTGCCACCCTCTGGGACAGAAGTTCTTTGTGGAGCGAAGCTGGACGGTGAAGTCTGCTACCAAGGAGAGCCTGTACTGCACCCAAAGGAACCCTG cGGATCCCATAGCACAAGTTCATCAGGCGTTTTGTGAGAACCTGCTGGAGAGAGCAGTGGATTCCCTTGTGAAGCCTCAGGCTAGGAAAGAGGTGGTGGGACAAGAGGAGGACGAACCGTG TGAGTTCTCCAGCGCGATGGAATACCTGAAATTGCTCAACTCTTTCCTGGACTCAATGGGAAGTGGAGCACCACCCTTTGCCAGCAGTTCTATGCTGAAATCAGCCCTGG GCCCAGATGTGGTGTGCAGGTGGTGGTCGGCAGCAGTCGCTATGGCCATTGGTTGGCTCAGAGGGGATGACACAGCTGTGAGGTCACGTTTCAGCGAAGTGGAGCGCCTGCCAAAGTCCCTGGAGATGTCTGA GAATGCCCTGGTGAAAGCCACCTTCCACCTGTGCAAAGCTATGCAGGCCTCACTGTCATCAAAGGCGGACGGGCAGCAGAGCTCGCTGGGTCACTGTGAGAGGGCCAGCAGCCACCTGTGGAACAGCCTCAACATGAGCAGTGGTGCCTCCAGCACTCCCCTCAGCAAT GTGATCCAGCTGCTGGCCTGTGACCTGCTGCTGTCCCTCCGCACCAGCCTGTGGCAGAAGCAGGCGAGCAGCAGCCAGGCGCTGGGTGAGACCTACCACGCCTCACCCTCTGAGCTCACTGGCTTCCAGCGCGACCTCGGCAGCCTGCGCAAGCTGGCCCACAGTTTCAGGCCTGCATACCGCAAG GTCTTCCTTCACGAAGCTACCGTGCGCCTGATGGCAGGGGCCAGCCCTACCCGCACCCACCAGCTGCTGGAACACAGTCTCAGGCGCCGCACAACCCAGAGCAGCAAGCAAg gggagctggacacaCTGCCAGGGCAGAGGGAAAGAGCCACCGCCATCCTGCTGGCCTGCCGCCACCTCCCACTCTCTTTCCTGTCCTCACCCAGCCAGCGTGCTGTCCTGCTGGCTGAGGCTGCACGCACGCTGGAGAAGGTTGGGGACAAGCGCTCATGCAACGACTGCCAGCAGATGATTGTCAAGCTGAGTGGGGGCACAGCCATCGCTGCCTCCTAA
- the SHISA8 gene encoding LOW QUALITY PROTEIN: protein shisa-8 (The sequence of the model RefSeq protein was modified relative to this genomic sequence to represent the inferred CDS: inserted 1 base in 1 codon) yields MAPRSRGRMERSYVVGICCLVLLERSWGAEPGTGDGGNSSRAPAVEDTXPAPTEPTPGGDRCRGYYDVMGQWDPPFNCNAGIYQYCCGTCGYRFCCQFKARRLDQSGCSNYDTPNWVNTGQPPARVDESPEGPTRDKTNMIVYIICGVVAIMVLVGIFTKLGLEKAQGPQTEMTVSRTLTDLLKQPGHGPSEHIDGLMGSMQVQLGEGLPRGPPRNSTDKLPLNNAVDSTGVTPLGRPHGHSKRPPLGSSLSPPAPNYTAYTTLTAGESIPEDFYVRFGEPEVPPTSTLPFPTTEGPEGCPPQGVTKAKGLPKAPGGPAFPGGWEGGLPRGLRRPGPTAPLYGQAHRHLATNSKTEVTV; encoded by the exons ATGGCCCCCCGGAGCCGCGGGCGGATGGAGCGGAGCTACGTGGTGGGCAtctgctgcctggtgctgctaGAGCGGAGCTGGGGCGCCGAGCCCGGCACTGGGGACGGCGGTAACAGCAGCCGGGCACCGGCGGTGGAGGACA GCCCCGCGCCCACTGAGCCCACCCCAGGAGGGGACCGTTGCCGCGGGTATTACGACGTGATGGGGCAGTGGGACCCACCTTTCAACTGCAACGCCGGCATCTACCAGTACTGCTGTGGGACCTGCGGGTACCGCTTCTGCTGCCAGTTCAAGGCCAGGCGGCTGGACCAGAGCGGCTGCTCCAACTACGACACCCCCAACTGGGTGAACACGGGGCAGCCGCCCGCCCGTGTGGATGAGAGCCCCGAGGGCCCCACCCGTGACAAGACCAACATGATCGTCTACATCATCTGCGGCGTGGTGGCCATCATGGTGCTGGTGGGCATCTTCACCAAGCTGGGCCTGGAGAAGGCACAGGGCCCCCAGACTGAGATGACGGTCTCCAG GACGCTCACCGACCTGCTGAAGCAGCCGGGCCACGGCCCCTCTGAACACATTGATGGCCTGATGGGCAGCATGCAGGTGCAGCTGGGCGAGGGGCTGCCCCGGGGACCCCCAAGGAACAGCACAG ACAAGTTGCCCCTGAACAACGCGGTGGACAGTACTGGTGTCACCCCACTGGGGCGGCCCCATGGCCACAGCAAGCGCCCGCCACTGGGCAGCAGCCTGAGCCCACCAGCCCCCAACTACACTGCCTACACCACGCTCACGGCTGGAG aGAGCATTCCTGAGGACTTCTACGTGCGTTTTGGGGAGCCAGAGGTGCCCCCCACCAGCACTCTGCCCTTCCCAACCACTGAGGGGCCCGAAGGCTGCCCCCCACAAGGGGTCACCAAGGCCAAAGGCCTCCCCAAAGCACCAGGGGGCCCTGCCTTTCCAGGGGGCTGGGAAGGAGGCCTCCCCCGGGGCCTGCGCCGGCCTGGGCCCACGGCACCGCTGTACGGCCAGGCTCACCGGCACCTGGCCACCAACAGCAAGACTGAGGTCACCGTCTGA